A window of the Corallococcus exiguus genome harbors these coding sequences:
- a CDS encoding ABC transporter ATP-binding protein: protein MTSAPAPDAGPLIQVEGLTRAFFVGGEEVRALRGVSFGIQRGEWVAIIGQSGSGKSTLMNVLGCLDTPTSGRYMLNGKDVSSMDDDDLAVIRNVEIGFIFQTFQLLPRETALANVELPLVYRGMGAKERRERAKAALDKVQLTHRMHHRPNELSGGQRQRVAIARALVSEPSMLLADEPTGNLDSATGEEIVKLFEQLHRAGHTLVLVTHEPKLAARCPRAIRLSDGEIVADGPGPEVALGVHAAPQAGTA from the coding sequence GTGACGTCGGCCCCTGCACCGGACGCGGGCCCCCTCATCCAGGTGGAGGGGCTCACGCGGGCCTTCTTCGTGGGCGGTGAAGAGGTGCGCGCGCTGCGCGGCGTGTCCTTTGGCATCCAGCGGGGGGAGTGGGTGGCCATCATCGGCCAGTCCGGCTCCGGCAAGAGCACGCTCATGAACGTGCTGGGCTGCCTGGATACGCCCACGAGCGGCCGCTACATGCTCAACGGCAAGGACGTGTCGAGCATGGACGACGACGACCTGGCCGTCATCCGCAACGTGGAGATCGGCTTCATCTTCCAGACCTTCCAGCTGCTGCCCCGGGAGACAGCGCTCGCCAACGTGGAGCTGCCGCTGGTGTACCGGGGGATGGGGGCGAAGGAGCGGCGCGAGCGGGCGAAGGCGGCGCTGGACAAGGTGCAGCTCACGCACCGCATGCACCACCGGCCCAACGAGCTGTCGGGCGGTCAGCGTCAGCGCGTGGCCATCGCGCGGGCGCTGGTGTCGGAGCCGTCCATGCTCCTGGCGGACGAGCCCACGGGCAACCTGGACTCGGCCACCGGCGAGGAGATCGTCAAGCTCTTCGAGCAGCTGCACCGCGCGGGGCACACGTTGGTGCTCGTCACGCACGAGCCCAAGCTGGCCGCGCGCTGCCCCCGGGCCATCCGGTTGAGCGACGGGGAAATCGTCGCGGACGGGCCGGGGCCGGAGGTGGCGCTGGGCGTGCACGCGGCACCCCAGGCGGGCACCGCGTGA
- a CDS encoding ABC transporter permease produces the protein MSFRKGFRVDVLEGARIAVFSLRANRMRTVLTTLGIGIGVATLLAIVGIIQGLNASFDKQLATLGANTIFISKYPWMVKGNWWLYRNRKNFTLEQVAQLRAQADFITAISPAVLRTSDVSHGALQVSNVRINGVWSDYLAIGNYEVVSGRFLTRADEEVNRAVTVLGADVAASLFPSISPLGQTVRIDGRPFQVVGTLGRKGKVVAENMDMSVFMPFKTFNSNFGKGRPMQIAIAVADAGQMAKVEDQLVGIMRRVRATPPGQPDDFNVNRTDSLAATYEQLTGALYAVATGVGLITLLVGGIGIMNIMLVSVRERTREIGVRRALGARQRTIVLQFLMEASSVSAVGGLLGTTVGLGTAKIVSLVTPLAADVRPGTVVGGVAFAALVGLLFGIWPAARAARLDPVEALRYE, from the coding sequence GTGAGCTTCCGGAAGGGCTTCCGCGTGGACGTGCTGGAGGGGGCCCGCATCGCGGTGTTCTCCCTCCGGGCGAACCGGATGCGCACGGTGCTCACGACGCTGGGCATCGGCATTGGCGTGGCGACGCTCCTGGCCATCGTCGGCATCATCCAGGGGCTCAACGCGTCGTTCGACAAGCAGCTGGCCACGCTGGGCGCGAACACGATCTTCATCTCCAAGTACCCCTGGATGGTGAAGGGCAACTGGTGGCTCTACCGCAACCGGAAGAACTTCACGCTGGAGCAGGTGGCGCAGCTGCGCGCGCAGGCGGACTTCATCACCGCCATCTCCCCGGCGGTGCTGCGCACGTCCGACGTGTCGCACGGCGCCCTCCAGGTCTCCAACGTGCGCATCAACGGCGTGTGGAGCGACTACCTGGCCATTGGCAACTACGAGGTGGTGTCCGGACGCTTCCTCACCCGCGCGGACGAAGAGGTGAACCGGGCGGTGACGGTGCTGGGCGCGGACGTGGCCGCCTCGCTCTTTCCCAGCATCAGCCCGCTGGGTCAGACGGTGCGCATCGACGGGCGGCCCTTCCAGGTGGTGGGCACGCTGGGGCGCAAGGGGAAGGTCGTGGCCGAGAACATGGACATGTCCGTGTTCATGCCGTTCAAGACCTTCAACTCCAACTTCGGCAAGGGGCGGCCCATGCAGATCGCCATCGCCGTGGCGGACGCGGGTCAGATGGCGAAGGTGGAGGACCAGCTGGTGGGCATCATGCGGCGCGTGCGCGCGACGCCGCCGGGCCAGCCGGACGACTTCAACGTCAACCGGACGGACTCGCTCGCGGCGACCTACGAGCAGCTCACCGGTGCGCTCTACGCGGTGGCCACGGGCGTGGGACTGATCACCCTGTTGGTGGGCGGCATTGGCATCATGAACATCATGCTGGTGTCGGTGCGTGAGCGGACGCGAGAGATTGGGGTCCGCAGGGCGCTGGGCGCGCGCCAGCGCACCATCGTGCTCCAGTTCCTGATGGAGGCCTCCAGCGTGTCCGCGGTGGGGGGCTTGTTGGGGACGACAGTGGGGCTGGGCACGGCGAAGATCGTGTCACTGGTGACGCCGCTGGCGGCGGACGTGCGCCCGGGCACGGTGGTGGGCGGGGTGGCGTTCGCGGCGCTGGTGGGCCTGTTGTTCGGCATCTGGCCGGCCGCGCGTGCGGCCCGGCTGGACCCGGTGGAAGCGCTCCGCTACGAATAG